GCGCTCTACGCCGAGCGGCTGATGGACGAACTCGGCTACATGGACGACCCGGGCAACCGCATGGGCATGCTCGACGGTCAGTCACTGCGTGCGGCCCGCGTCGTGCTCGACATCGGGTTCCACTGCGGTTTCGAGGCACCCGAGGAAGTGGGCGGCGGCGAATGGACCTACGACAAGGCGTGGACCTTCCTCAACGCGCACTGCGACATGAACGAGGGCTTCCTGCGCTTCGAACTCGACCGATACCTGGGCTGGCCGGGGCAGGCCCCGTCGTACAAGATCGGCGAGCGCCTGTGGATGGAATTGCGCGCCGAGGTCGCCCGCCGCGAAGGTGACGACTTCGACCTCAAGACCTTCCACCGCCGCGCCCTCGACATCGGCAGTGTCGGCCTCGACACCTTGCGTGAGGCCGTTCTCGCCTGATCTCCTTCGTGCACAGCGCGTTCGGTATGACGGGAGCGACAGCAGCGCGCGCTACAGGATGAGCGTTCGCGGGGCCATACTGACGCGGTGGAATTCGCCCAGATCACTCTTGCCCTGCTCGCCGTGGTCGTCGCGGTCACGGCGGTCTGTCGACGGTTCGGCCTGTCGGCTCCGCTGATCCTCACCGCGATCGGCGCGGTTGCCTCGTTCGTGCCGTGGATGCCCGACGTACATGTCGAACCGCACGTCGTCCTGCTCGGATTCCTCCCGCCGTTGCTGTATGCCGCGGCGATCAACACGTCCCTCATCGACCTCGGACGCGAGCGCCGCTCGATCATCGGGCTGTCCGTATTCCTCGTGCTAGCAACGGCGTTCGCCGTTGCTGCGGTCGCCTGGGGTCTCCTCGCCGCACTTCCGTTCGCACTCGCGCTCGCGCTCGGCGGTGTGGTCGCACCGCCCGATGCGGTCGCGGCCACAGCGATCGCCCGACGTATCGGACTCCCCCGCCGCATCGTCTCCATCCTCGAGGGCGAGTCACTCTTCAACGACGCCACCGCGCTCGTCATCGTCAGCCTGTCCATCGAGGCGTCCACCCAAGAAGTGACGGGAGTCGACGTCCTCGTCTCGTTCCTGCGTTCCTCGCTGGGCGGCATCCTCATCGGACTCCTCGCCTATCGGCTGATCCAACTGGTGCGCCGCCACCTGCGCGACACGACCACCAACGTCGCGGTCTCGTTCATGACGCCGTGGATCGCCTACATCCCGGCCGAACTCGTCCACTCCTCCGGTGTCGTCGCCGTGGTGGTGTGCGGCGTGATGTTGGCGCACACCTCCCCGGTCGACCAGACACCGTCCGCCCGCGTGGCGCAGCGGATGAACTGGGGCACGATCCAGTTCATCCTGGAGAACCTCGTCTTCCTGCTGATCGGCCTGCAGGCGCGCACGATCCTGCAGGAGATGCAGGCCTCTCCGCTCGGTCTGGGACGCAGCGTGCTCGTCGCGACGGCGGTGCTGGCGACGGTCGTGGTTGTGCGACCGGTGTGGCTGCTGGCATGGGCCTGGGTGCGTCGTGTCAGAGGTACCGACGGCGGTCTCTCCATGCGCGAAAGTGCGGTTGCGTCCTGGGCC
This is a stretch of genomic DNA from Yimella lutea. It encodes these proteins:
- a CDS encoding Na+/H+ antiporter gives rise to the protein MEFAQITLALLAVVVAVTAVCRRFGLSAPLILTAIGAVASFVPWMPDVHVEPHVVLLGFLPPLLYAAAINTSLIDLGRERRSIIGLSVFLVLATAFAVAAVAWGLLAALPFALALALGGVVAPPDAVAATAIARRIGLPRRIVSILEGESLFNDATALVIVSLSIEASTQEVTGVDVLVSFLRSSLGGILIGLLAYRLIQLVRRHLRDTTTNVAVSFMTPWIAYIPAELVHSSGVVAVVVCGVMLAHTSPVDQTPSARVAQRMNWGTIQFILENLVFLLIGLQARTILQEMQASPLGLGRSVLVATAVLATVVVVRPVWLLAWAWVRRVRGTDGGLSMRESAVASWAGMRGVVTLAAASLLPEDAPERGVLVFTALVVTLGTLILQGFTLGAVARKLDLHGPDPRETALQYAQMLQMAVNAGERRLNEEIAKSPNVPEPTVEALRDQAKRRVNPAWERLGRNDPDVENPSTAYRRLRESMLDAEREKLLKLRDKGVIDHEVLVEIMTGIDVEESMIAQNNDSDERVGDDTLLTPQERQFGCEELREAPDTVEPLSHDSCPECMRDGLHPVSLRLCLTCGNVGCCDSSVGKHASAHFERTGHPVMRSFEPGEAWRWCYTHHLLG